Proteins from one Coffea arabica cultivar ET-39 chromosome 8c, Coffea Arabica ET-39 HiFi, whole genome shotgun sequence genomic window:
- the LOC140003695 gene encoding uncharacterized protein isoform X1 produces the protein MENSWSWQTQCGSLCPSSSSSQDPPPPPHNQILNRSFHLDSSVRAKPTSTIHTLAPAAVNPWTSNSSSCSLDHTELGSSFLSLLSVPPCDIRNEVPIRRSNAGGSAAGNAISHISSGLLAQNRDSQRAEAVVNLGWVVSPMDRVSESCGVNDVFQGNYPSLQKLELPTAGIHRKLYHNENQKNSPSLKVSYVNDATSCNVWKTNAGDTLGVSQKVPSSIDSSVSCLTSNLLTGCPKVFCLGLSGHLLLSNTGLLGVLCSCHGLHMSIAKFSEHSGLSNSNPGDAVHFNSGESVSQWRRSYFHKFGIRTPEDHFGWDWPPGLSVTAGSPEHGWTHPSMFVKPNQGNQGSSVEASVQSMDPWSLTLCPKNSQSDQKVVDEFVNFEKQQSAKDCSSLFPKGPSSSSKNILHFVADEPMMGHSRSGCPTFPNHLDVRGPYNVRPAISSYEDQVYTSGDSVLPPCLPNLKTLGQDIAIGRSVGSLVDTYTGSSNFELRLGQPSQQGQTSVRSFMPASGSHRIASHCRLQESMALDQHVHKSSSRSIKGCRQQNYLPGFISTSSTRTEQNQLENVNHAVGVYSVPNAFKIKHLKGDAFWGSVTSESFGNLKSPFEENNHFKSINDATNDSHMTFAKPHSECSPPKCGEFGFPLLRGRAIGTEFGTNVLGSQKLKQVDKVAHNIDCLHSTAKINTGSCTKSKEGMWSFSGGVGDSDSMNYPVFHDKGPNMFHLADEPITRNTLNYTGQVCYPDHNGKAKSKVLRTISSPMDFGNIVSSQAASVGISATNLNSMKSLTPLWNKDNISVCPYLFDENVKMTAFHPMSVFSHQKIGAGTSKTIPVPEGYRNFSGKQQIIVPSSVSDTQKNRFDLTNVPNTSEVARHALLSANLTFTDSETLPSVTDTEKWCNFRGPAISNGRYYHGKDTEAQCQLNSNEQPTRQFFLRLHGDQNSTPSNEVRNCHQELPCGYFPSKFSCSSNLNCSAGRHDLNPSLRNFREPEGNAVDLVEPLLGPKLVENCTHIDKDNAFGANRTIVQNMKKVDCNSSQWRDVPRNVVNDATSRKCFQEGNALKEHEMSNMSSGCSAPAVTQVSIDVNNKDSSTVDGMDTDNLVMDEGSGIERCLSSDDDSERSSEFCGLASKVNLVNRRSSKTSFSKSSHSRIHELGFTDSLKVRKLQNHAKTGFAVQAKGDLQKYDRDFGKGKRRRVKWRRLYPSVPAPSLSTALNGASKSAGDAGLCSGTLKNIQMLPQDDKPCFTCCPCSLGQNLKQKRSAYSSFDTISRKKKLRWIHHIEVEETDSETNLNAKTDCSRASKAVGRKRLRSVGATLMEQDDMHDSACFASEITAKITASDCTKTNKPVNISHSRRRPVVCGKYGIISNGNSSKSAKIVSLRKVLKAARRCHFAESQKVNSISVKESEKARCDADKERNNEARMAVSAQMKSQHLMEGKETEYSVGSKDSYDLSHIMKKRRHDGNRSHAILESNQSTQIRRKSKEVRKRSVYELTIKENDFSCVKSCITKDGRSLQRRKSRFVSKLAENADSCRRLITRIITMGFYRYAKVEECQTSRVLDVFCCVCGSSNKDKNNCLLECGCCLIKVHQACYGVSKVPKAQWCCRPCKTNCKNIVCVLCGYGGGAMTRALCSRNIVKSLLKAWSIGTESNLENTSFSKSLESPFHRLSSTKSVHESDPFLIIRPAEIGSTSLAKGSTDLSEHVDTVDISSAITPAICNSITAGILDSTVKQWVHMVCGLWTPGTRCPNVDTMSAFDVSGAYRPKQDVVCSICQRSGGSCIQCRVANCHVQFHPWCAHQKGLLQSEVEGIDNQSVGFYGRCMFHAMYQQFNSDSYHTSSANHGERESTCARTEGFKGRKWDGFHHNHPYHSDGSSGCLVPQEQLNAWIHINGQKTCISGPLKLPNSVIEYDCRKEYARFKQSRGWKHLVVYKSGIHGLGLYTSRFIFRGAMVVEYVGEIVGLHVADKRETEYQAGKNVQYKSACYFFRIDKEHIIDATRKGGIARFVNHSCLPNCVAKVISVRNEKKVVFFAERDIYPGEEVTYDYHFNYEDEGKKIPCYCNSKNCRRYLN, from the exons ATGGAGAACTCTTGGTCATGGCAGACCCAATGCGGTTCCCTGTGCCCATCCTCCTCCTCGTCacaggatcctcctcctcctcctcacaATCAG ATTCTGAATAGAAGCTTTCATCTTGATTCGTCTGTCCGAGCAAAACCAACTTCAACCATCCACACACTAGCACCAGCTGCTGTGAACCCTTGGACTTCAAATTCAAGTTCTTGCAGTTTGGACCACACGGAACTGGGTAGTTCATTTTTGTCTCTCCTTTCTGTCCCTCCATGCGATATTCGTAATGAAGTGCCAATTCGTAGAAGTAATGCCGGAGGCAGTGCAGCTGGGAATGCAATTTCTCATATATCTTCTGGACTTCTGGCCCAAAATCGGGACAGCCAGAGAGCAGAAGCTGTTGTGAACCTGGGTTGGGTTGTTTCGCCAATGGATAGGGTGAGTGAAAGCTGTGGTGTCAATGACGTTTTCCAGGGTAATTATCCAAGTCTTCAAAAGCTGGAACTTCCTACGGCAGGTATACATCGAAAGCTTTACCATAATGAGAACCAAAAGAATTCTCCATCTCTGAAAGTGAGTTATGTAAATGATGCAACCTCTTGCAATGTTTGGAAGACCAATGCTGGTGATACTCTTGGGGTATCACAGAAAGTTCCTTCCAGCATCGATTCTTCTGTTTCCTGCCTGACATCTAATCTGTTAACTGGTTGTCCCAAAGTATTCTGTCTTGGCCTAA GTGGGCACTTACTTCTCAGCAATACTGGACTTCTAGGAGTTCTCTGCTCATGCCATGGTTTGCATATGTCTATAGCTAAATTCTCTGAG CATTCAGGCTTATCTAACAGTAATCCTGGGGATGCTGTTCATTTCAACAGTGGTGAAAGTGTATCTCAGTGGCGTCGGAGCTATTTCCACAAATTTGGG ATTAGGACTCCAGAAGATCATTTTGGATGGGACTGGCCTCCCGGACTTTCAGTCACTGCTGGCTCGCCAGAACATGGTTGGACGCATCCCAGCATGTTTGTGAAGCCTAACCAGGGTAACCAAGGTAGCTCTGTGGAGGCTTCGGTGCAGTCTATGGACCCATGGAGCCTTACTTTATGCCCAAAGAATTCTCAATCTGATCAGAAAGTTGTTGATGAGtttgtcaattttgaaaaacagCAAAGTGCAAAGGACTGTAGTAGTCTTTTTCCCAAAGGGCCCAGTAGCTCCTCAAAGaacattttgcattttgttgcaGATGAACCGATGATGGGGCACTCAAGATCTGGGTGTCCTAcatttccaaatcatcttgatgttagaggcccaTACAATGTTAGGCCAGCCATATCATCTTATGAAGATCAAGTCTATACGAGTGGTGATTCTGTTCTACCACCATGTTTGCCGAACTTGAAAACCCTTGGTCAAGATATTGCAATTGGGAGAAGTGTTGGTTCCCTTGTTGATACATATACAGGTTCTTCAAATTTTGAGTTGAGACTAGGGCAACCATCTCAACAGGGTCAGACTTCAGTGAGATCATTTATGCCGGCATCTGGATCTCATCGAATTGCAAGCCATTGCCGGCTCCAAGAATCAATGGCCTTGGATCAGCATGTACATAAAA GCAGTTCCAGGTCAATAAAGGGTTGTAGGCAACAGAATTACTTGCCTGGTTTCATTTCAACTTCCAGCACAAGAACAGAGCAGAACCAGTTGGAGAATGTTAATCATGCAGTTGGAGTTTATAGTGTTCCAAATgctttcaaaataaaacatcttaAAGGTGATGCATTTTGGGGTTCAGTAACTTCTGAATCATTTGGAAACTTAAAAAGTCCTTTTGAAGAAAACAATCATTTTAAATCAATTAATGATGCAACTAATGACAGCCACATGACGTTTGCAAAGCCACATTCTGAATGTTCTCCTCCCAAGTGTGGTGAATTTGGTTTTCCATTACTCAGAGGTCGggcaataggcacagaatttggCACTAATGTGCTGGGTAGTCAAAAACTCAAACAAGTCGACAAAGTGGCCCACAATATTGATTGTCTACATAGCACTGCTAAAATAAATACAGGATCATGTACAAAGTCAAAGGAAGGAATGTGGAGTTTCAGTGGAGGGGTTGGTGACAGTGATAGTATGAATTATCCAGTCTTCCATGATAAGGGCCCTAACATGTTTCATCTTGCTGATGAACCTATTACCAGGAACACCTTAAATTATACTGGGCAAGTCTGTTACCCTGACCACAATGGAAAAGCTAAATCCAAAGTCCTGAGAACCATCAGTTCTCCCATGGATTTTGGCAATATTGTGTCTTCTCAAGCTGCCTCTGTGGGGATTTCTGCCACAAATTTGAATTCTATGAAAAGTTTAACTCCATTATGGAACAAAGACAATATTAGTGTATGCCCATATCTTTTCGATGAAAATGTGAAGATGACTGCATTCCATCCTATGTCAGTGTTTTCTCATCAGAAGATTGGAGCTGGTACCTCTAAAACCATCCCAGTACCAGAAGGTTATAGGAACTTCAGTGGTAAACAACAAATTATTGTCCCCTCATCGGTATCAGACACACAAAAGAACAGGTTTGACTTGACCAATGTGCCAAATACATCTGAAGTTGCAAGGCATGCACTTCTGTCTGCTAATTTGACCTTTACAGATAGTGAAACGTTGCCTTCTGTTACAG ATACAGAGAAATGGTGCAACTTTCGGGGACCAGCAATATCAAATGGACGATATTACCATGGAAAAGATACTGAAGCTCAATGTCAGCTCAATTCTAATGAGCAGCCTACAAGGCAATTCTTCTTAAG ACTTCATGGTGATCAAAATAGCACTCCATCAAATGAAGTGAGAAACTGCCATCAGGAGTTACCTTGTGGATATTTCCCAAGCAAGTTCAGCTGCTCTAGTAACTTAAACTGTAGTGCTGGAAGACATGATTTAAATCCTTCCCTTCGAAATTTTAGAGAACCAGAAGGAAATGCTGTTGATTTGGTGGAACCTCTTTTGGGTCCAAAATTAGTTGAAAATTGCACACATATAGACAAGGACAATGCTTTTGGTGCAAACAGAACTATTGTGCAAAATATGAAGAAAGTTGACTGTAACTCCTCCCAATGGAGAGATGTCCCTAGGAATGTGGTTAATGACGCCACTTCTAGAAAATGTTTCCAGGAAGGAAATGCACTGAAAGAGCATGAAATGTCTAATATGTCCTCTGGATGTTCTGCTCCTGCTGTAACTCAGGTGTCTATTGACGTCAACAACAAAGACTCATCCACTGTTGATGGTATGGATACAGACAATCTTGTTATGGATGAAGGTTCAGGAATCGAAAGATGTTTGTCCTCTGATGATGACAGTGAACGAAGTTCTGAATTTTGTGGCTTAGCTTCCAAAGTCAACTTGGTCAACAGAAGATCTTCTAAAACAAGTTTTAGTAAATCATCTCATAGTCGCATTCATGAACTTGGGTTCACAGATTCgttaaaagtaagaaaattgcAAAATCACGCTAAGACTGGCTTTGCTGTTCAGGCAAAAGGTGATCTTCAAAAGTATGACAGGGACTTTGGGAAGGGGAAGAGAAGAAGAGTGAAATGGAGAAGGTTATATCCCTCTGTTCCTGCTCCTTCCCTGTCCACTGCCCTGAATGGAGCTTCAAAATCTGCTGGTGATGCTGGACTTTGCTCGGGCACACTCAAGAACATTCAGATGCTTCCTCAAGATGATAAGCCATGTTTCACTTGTTGTCCATGTTCTTTGGGCCAAAATTTGAAGCAGAAAAGATCTGCATACTCTTCTTTTGATACTATttctaggaaaaaaaaattgcgtTGGATTCATCACATTGAAGTGGAGGAAACTGATTCAGAGACAAATTTAAATGCCAAAACTGACTGTTCTAGAGCCTCTAAAGCAGTGGGGAGGAAAAGGTTGAGATCTGTTGGAGCTACCCTAATGGAGCAAGATGACATGCATGATTCTGCTTGTTTTGCTTCTGAAATAACTGCTAAGATTACTGCATCAGATTGCACGAAAACTAATAAGCCAGTGAATATTAGTCATAGTAGGAGAAGGCCTGTCGTATGTGGGAAGTATGGTATTATTTCTAATGGTAATTCCTCAAAATCAGCCAAAATTGTGTCTCTGAGGAAAGTTCTTAAAGCAGCAAGAAGATGTCACTTTGCTGAAAGTCAGAAGGTAAATTCTATATCAGTCAAGGAATCTGAGAAGGCAAGGTGTGATGCTGATAAAGAGAGAAACAATGAAGCTCGAATGGCAGTTTCTGCTCAGATGAAGTCTCAGCATTTGATGGAAGGAAAAGAGACAGAATACTCTGTAGGCAGTAAAGATTCTTATGACTTATCACATATTATGAAGAAGAGAAGGCATGATGGAAACAGAAGTCATGCTATTCTAGAGAGTAACCAAAGCACACAGATCAGACGAAAGTCTAAAGAAGTTCGTAAACGCAGTGTTTATGAACTAACAATTAAAG AAAATGATTTCAGCTGTGTGAAGTCTTGTATTACAAAGGATGGAAGATCTTTACAGAGAAGAAAGAGCAGATTTGTGTCTAAGCTTGCTGAGAATGCTG ACAGCTGTAGAAGATTGATAACAAGGATAATCACAATGGGCTTTTACAGATATGCCAAAGTGGAAGAATGCCAAACTAGCCGGGTTTTGGATGTTTTCTGCTGTGTTTGTGGAAGTTCGAACAAGGACAAGAATAATTGCTTATTAGAGTGCGGTTGTTGCTTGATTAAG GTACATCAAGCTTGCTATGGTGTTTCTAAGGTGCCCAAAGCTCAGTGGTGTTGTAGGCCATGCAAAACGAATTGTAAAAATATT GTCTGTGTTCTATGTGGATATGGAGGAGGAGCCATGACTCGAGCACTTTGTAGTCGTAATATTGTGAAGAGCCTCTTGAAAGCTTGGAGCATTGGGACAGAATCCAATCTCGAAAACACTAGTTTTTCTAAATCTTTGGAAAGTCCCTTTCATCGTTTGTCTTCGACAAAATCTGTTCATGAGAGTGATCCATTTCTCATCATTAGACCTGCAGAAATTGGCTCTACTTCTCTGGCTAAAGGAAGCACCGATCTGTCTGAGCATGTGGATACTGTCGACATCTCTTCTGCTATTACCCCAGCTATATGCAATAGCATTACAGCTGGAATTCTTGACTCTACCGTCAAGCAGTGGGTTCATATGGTTTGTGGGCTCTGGACACCAGGTACACGTTGTCCAAATGTTGATACGATGAGTGCTTTTGATGTGTCTGGAGCTTATCGGCCTAAGCAAGATGTG gTTTGTTCAATATGTCAACGATCAGGTGGTTCTTGCATACAATGCAGGGTTGCGAATTGTCATGTTCAATTTCATCCGTGGTGTGCCCATCAGAAG GGTCTACTGCAAAGTGAGGTTGAAGGTATTGATAATCAGAGTGttggattttatggaagatgCATGTTTCATGCTATGTATCAGCAGTTTAATTCTGATAGTTATCACACTAGCAGTGCTAATCATGGAGAAAGGGAATCCACCTGTGCTCGAACAGAG GGTTTCAAGGGTCGCAAATGGGACGGATTTCATCATAATCATCCCTACCATTCTGATGGTAGTAGTGGATGTCTTGTCCCACAAGAGCAGCTAAATGCTTGGATCCACATCAATGGACAGAAAACATGCATAAGTGGGCCTTTAAAGCTTCCCAACTCAGTAATTGAGTATGACTGTCGG AAAGAATATGCTCGCTTCAAACAATCTAGAGGTTGGAAGCATCTAGTGGTGTACAAATCAGGGATACATGGGCTTGGTCTTTACACTTCCCGATTTATTTTTCGTGGTGCCATG gttgttgAGTATGTGGGTGAGATAGTTGGGCTCCACGTGGCTGACAAAAGAGAAACCGAGTATCAAGCTGGAAAGAATGTTCAATACAAGAGCGCTTGCTATTTCTTCAGGATAGACAAGGAGCATATAATTGATGCCACCCGCAAGGGTGGGATAGCTCGATTTGTGAATCATTCTTGCCTG CCAAATTGCGTTGCGAAAGTAATTTCTGTCAGGAATGAAAAGAAG gtGGTCTTCTTTGCTGAAAGAGATATATATCCTGGTGAAGAGGTGACGTATGACTACCATTTTAACTATGAAGACGAAGGTAAAAAGATTCCATGTTACTGTAATTCCAAGAATTGCAGGCGATATCTAAACTGA